The following is a genomic window from Halodesulfovibrio sp..
GGAGAGCGTCAGTCATTACAAAGCGGTTTTCATCACCTGCAAGGTTTACAGGAGAACTTGGGCTTGGCTGACCACCAGTCATGGCTGTCCATTCGTTGTCGAGGACAACTTTTACACCAGCAACATGTCTGAATACTGCGTTACGCGTTGCATCCATGCCGCTATGACATTCAGTACCGTCACCGATGAGGCTGATACATTTGTTGGCAGATTCCGGCTTAGAAAGAACATAGCCAGTGCGTTTTGCTTCACTTGCACCCATAGCAAGACCTGTGTCTAAGGCGTTCATAAAGTAAAGCAGTGTGTTACATCCGATATCACCAAAGATAGCTTCAAGTTGACCGCTCTTTTTCATGCGTGATGCAACTTGAGCAAACAGGCGGTAAGGGCAGCCTGCACAGATCATTGGAGGGCGTGGAACTGGCTGTGCAGAAACTTGCTTAGTCGCAATATCTTCACCAAGCAGCGCAGCAATGCTCGCAGGTGTCCATTCAGTAACTTTGCTGAAATCCGGTTTGCCGATAACAGTAAGTCCTGCCGCAGCACATTCGTCTTGGAGGTAACGGTATCCGTCATCTAAAACATAAACATCGCCTTCGATGGATGCGCAGAAGTCTTTAATTTTTTGAATTGGAAGCGGGTTAGTAAATCCGAGAGACAACACATCAATATCGTTATCATAAAGATCTTTGTATTCTTCCATGTACAGGGCGTTGACGCCGTATGCAATCACACCGCGTTTTCCATTACCTTTCAGGTGACGGTTAAGCGGGCTTTCTTCGATGTACTTGGTGAGTGCAGGCATGCGCTCATCCATAACACGGTCATAGTTCATGCGAGCAAGGTTTGGTAGGGCGTTAAGCTGCTTCATTGGCGCAACATCTGCGATGTCACGAGTTGCAGTTTCACCAAGGGTTACCAAACCTTCACTGTGGCACAGTACGCCACTTGGCTGTACGATTACAGCTGTGTTGAATTTACGAGCCAAATCTGCTGCGATTTCAGAAGATTCATACAATTCTTGATGATTGCGAGGTTCAAATACTGGAACAAAGCTGCTTTTGTATAACAGGTGAGGGTCAATAACGTGCTGTGTTGAGCTAGGAGTGAAATCTGTTGCAACGTATAGAACAAGACCACCACGAGGAACGGAGAATGTTGCAAGGCTGGTGAAAACGTCACCTGCCTGAAATAATCCTGGAATTTTCATGGTTACAACACAGTCGCGACCAGCAAGTGTGTGCCCATGACCTACAGCAAGAGCAACTGCCTCACTGACAGACCAGCCTACCGTAATCATGTCCTGAACCTGTGACAGCCCTTTGTCGATAACCTCAGAACTTGGAGTGCCAGGGTAGCCGTCTACAGCATGGATGCCGTTGCGAACGCAACCGGCTGCAAAGGCAATGTTTCCTTGCAGGACTGTTTTATGTCCTTTTTTTTCAGTACATAATTTTTTCATAGCATTCATGATTTACTCACTCGTAATAGAAATAGGTGTAATGTGCTGTGTGTATTCCACCTTTTTTAACATCAGCAAAAAAAGTGGAAGGCAGCAAAGTAATTATCTGAAGATGGTTAACGCAAGCAGTAAACACTTGCGTTTGTTTAGTCATTGCACAGGTATTTTATTTATACAAGATTGCAGCGAGGTAAAAGAGCATTTGCATTATGCAATCCAGTAGATGAAGTTTTTTTAGGTGAACTAAGTTTTCTTCTGGTCTGCCAAAAATGTGGAAGTTATTTGTATCGAAAATAACAAATTTGTCCAGCAGAAGTGTTGGGACTGTGTTTTTTGATTGGCTGCCAATGGTGGGGGAGAGTGTGGGTGACGATTGTTAAGAGTGTGTACTTTGGTGTTA
Proteins encoded in this region:
- a CDS encoding 2-oxoacid:acceptor oxidoreductase family protein — translated: MNAMKKLCTEKKGHKTVLQGNIAFAAGCVRNGIHAVDGYPGTPSSEVIDKGLSQVQDMITVGWSVSEAVALAVGHGHTLAGRDCVVTMKIPGLFQAGDVFTSLATFSVPRGGLVLYVATDFTPSSTQHVIDPHLLYKSSFVPVFEPRNHQELYESSEIAADLARKFNTAVIVQPSGVLCHSEGLVTLGETATRDIADVAPMKQLNALPNLARMNYDRVMDERMPALTKYIEESPLNRHLKGNGKRGVIAYGVNALYMEEYKDLYDNDIDVLSLGFTNPLPIQKIKDFCASIEGDVYVLDDGYRYLQDECAAAGLTVIGKPDFSKVTEWTPASIAALLGEDIATKQVSAQPVPRPPMICAGCPYRLFAQVASRMKKSGQLEAIFGDIGCNTLLYFMNALDTGLAMGASEAKRTGYVLSKPESANKCISLIGDGTECHSGMDATRNAVFRHVAGVKVVLDNEWTAMTGGQPSPSSPVNLAGDENRFVMTDALRAQGTDVVEVDAYNYKDIRKSLRKALADAENGKFTTLVVQGTCIRKVPKSAFGQKLTVDHEKCISCGACNICSGISLDENGQPVWNNICSGCVSQTPACMQMCPKGAISVIDPKDVTIEKSSVKLPEPPQEIAVPEISDADRPERLSLSIRGVGGQGNLFFGKVLAQLAFAAGYGDKNIIKGETHGMAQMGGPVISTFACGNVRSPQIIPGTADSLIVMEKSELLRPGFLGMLKEGGTILFADTAIVPQGFDPQQYPSDEAIAELLEGYNVIKLDILSEAIKLGDTTGRSANVVMLGALSTVAPFNTLPEECWLSALKNVTPAKMWAGNYAAFMAGKNLI